A window of Hordeum vulgare subsp. vulgare chromosome 5H, MorexV3_pseudomolecules_assembly, whole genome shotgun sequence genomic DNA:
cgccacataagaaaataccaaaagaaaagaaaaagaaaaaaggaaagagggaggtgggaaggaagaggaggactcctccttcccaaaccgaattggaggaggagtcctcctcctcctggcggccggcgcaccttgagggacttgtccctcaaggctagcccctccccctccctcctatatatagtggtggtttaggactttttgagacacaactttgccacgtgcaactctagcctataccacacagtttcacctctagatcggatttctgcggagctcgggcagagccctgcaggagtagatcatcaccaccaccgaagcgtcgtcacgctgccggagaactcatctacttctccgtcttgcttgctagatcaagaaggccgagatcatcgtcgagctgtacgtgtgctgaacgtggaggtgccgtccgttcgacactagatcagaacggatcgtgagacggatcgcgggacgattcgtgggacggttcgagggacgtgaagacgttccactacatcaaccgcattttttaacgcttcccgctgtgcgatctacaagggtacgtagatctaatctccactcgtagatggacatcaccatgataggttttcgtgtgcgtaggaaattttttatttcccatgcaactttcTCCAACAACTCTGACCGCTACTCGAGGAGGACCCGAGGAACCAAGGCTCGCTGGCGTTGGAGAAATCCCAAACCTCGTCCAGGTGGATCAGAACTTTGTACTGCAACAACGTGGGCTCAACGAGCGGCGAACACATCCCCGGCTCCGGCACCGCGAGCCACCGGATGGCAGGAATGGCTTTCGGATTTGCCGTCCACGCCGAGACCTTGAAGGAGGACAGAACGGCGCGCGAGTGAGTTTCCGGCACCACCGTATCCACCATGCAGGAAGATCCGAGCAAGCACTCGACCACCTCCCTGTCCGAGGCATGAGGCGGAATGCCTTCAATCTCCAGCGTCACCTTGAAACGAAGCATGGAGTGAACTTCTTGGGCTTGCCTGTTCCATGGGCGGAAGAACAGCCGGACGCCATTGTGCTCGAACACAGGAATGGCAGTGACTCTGTTGCGATGTTCCTCCCGCCCAAACACCACCAGAAAATCCTCCGGTCTTGGGAGGATGACTGAGACCCACTCTCGGGAGACACCAGCCTTCGCGCTGAGCGCCTCGAGCACGAACTCCGACGAAAGGTCGCGACGGGCGCCACCGACATACGCAACCATGGAAAACTGCAGGCGCCTCTCCAATTGTTCCATGGATTGGTAACGGCGCACGTAGCACACATCCTCAGGTGGCGCCGCTGTGTCGAGCGGAAGCTCCAGTCTTGGCGCCCGAAGCACATGCCAACTACCCTGAGCGGCGGTAGTGGCGtcgaaaggggcggcggtggaggaggggatgGGGAGGATGGGTGGCAGGGGGCATCTCGACGGGCCACTTTGGTTGCCGTCAACCTCCGGAGATCACCCTCAGACGACGGGCTCCTAGGCCGCTTGCACTCCTTGGAGCTATGCCCCGGCAGCCCACAACGGAAGCAAACCACCTCGTTAGGACAGTCTCGCCGGAGATGCCCTGCTTCGAAGCGTCGGAAGCAGAGCCCCTGCATCTCGGGGGAGATCTCACGCACAGGCCTAGGAGCGGGCGGCGCGGGATCACCCTGGTCGCCCAGCCCGTGGCGCAGCCTCCACCTCTCACGCCGCGAGGGGCGCGGCTGCCGCCAGGCCGCCGCCGGCTACGCGACCACCGGCACGAGTGGAGCGGGGCCCGAGGCCTCAGAACCACCGGAGCAGGAGGAGAGCCCTAGCCCCGAGACGACGGGCTGCTCACCGTTGCGTCGAAAGGAGGAGGTGACCTATTTGGGGCTAGCGTCCATGGCGAGGGGTGCCGGGGAGGGCGACGAGGGAACCACGGGGAAGCGGCGGAGGGGCACACGACCCGGCGGGAGGGGGGTGGCCGTCGGGGTCGGAGCGACCGGCGACGGGAAGGGGTGACCGCCGCCGCCGGAGTGGCAGACGGCGGTAGATGGAGACGCTCGCTCTCGCTCTCAATCTTCGGCCACTtgtctcgctctcgctctcgctcttgttaaaacttatatttagaaacgaagggagtatgaaACACTATTTGTACGTGTAGAAAATATAAGGGATTAGGATGGGAGGAAATATGGGAGATTTAAGGGGATTAGGTGAAGGCAAAGGGATCGGCAAATCCTTTATAATTCCTAACCCTTGGGGGCTGGGAAACTCTTGTGCTTGGTTCAGCTTCTTTTATCAACTTCTATTTTAAAAAGCTAAAAGTTAATCAAAGGAATAAATGTTCAAAGCAGTTTTTAAAATCTTTAACTTCTTTTTAATGTAAATTTCGAAGCTGAAGGTATCCTAAATTTTAGCCTTCAGCTTTTTTATAACACCTTTCCTACAACATCTTTCTtataatctactccctccgtttctaaatataagtcttcgtagagatttcactagtggactacatacggatgtatatagacatactttaaagtgtacattcaatcattttgttttgtatgtagacatctaatgaaatcgcttaaaaaacttatatttaagaatggagggagtacatctcAACCAAACACAACATTAGAGGAGAAAATCGGAAAGAATCTCACCCGCCGCGAACATCCAATTTAGTCCCAACACCCGGACCATTGAATTGAATCGAACCAGAGCAAAAAGCGCTCATACCACGTAGGTGTCACGTGTAACATATACACGTAAAAGCACGGAGCAGGTAGTGCACATCGTGCGGCTTAGCGTGCCAGCCTGCGAACTAGCTACCGGCTTCGCTTTGTATAAATCCCGGCCGGAGACAGCACCCGATAGATGGACCCAGCCAAAGCCCGGGACGAAGCGTATTCATCCGCCCCAGTCCATTGACGAGAGAGAGCTCCGCATTGTAATGGGGGACGAGGAaagaggagcggcggcggcggcgccgctgCTGCTGCCGGCGTCTTTGTCGGCGGCGAGCTATCATCACGAGGCGGGGTGCCCCGGCTGCGCGCAGGACCGGAGGAAGGAGAGCTGCGGCGGCAGGATACCCTACAGGGAGCTCTTCTTCGTCGGCCTCACCACCCTCGCCTCGTGTACGTAACCACTCCTTCTCTACGACTAGATTAGATTAGATTAGATTACATTACATCAGAGGGGCGCACATTCTGGCATTCTGCATCAGACTAGAGTACAATGCATGTACATTTTTACGGTCTTTATATATCATATAATAGAGGTGTCGTCGTAATGGAAATATACGGTCTTTTCGGTGACCGGCCGTACGGCGACAGGATGCCACAAACAGAGACAAGTCATTGTCCGACATACACGTTGCACAGAGGTTGAGTAGGGCCCTAGGTTCGTCACGTGACACGAGAATTGTTACACGGACCCGGCCTCCTGATATATTCTCAGTTACTCAGGTGATCACCTCACTTGCCTCATGgctgtatatatatatactagcaaaaggtttcatgcgttgcaacgggagaaagaaataccacacggcacacgctcttaatttataaaaaatgtctataatttaagaatttatagttacgatacaaataaagatggtcttatcctacaaaaatgcagttcaaaatttcacaggtcttctattttaacacggcttgcatgtagatttaatacgtacaaagaatcagtcaagtgaccttcagtttcatctctaatcctgattttgttgacgtgttcattcccaacccggatgagtaccggtatgaaagaaagacgaataatgacttatttattaagattgcaccctagatagtatttttattaaacgtttaacagataaaataatatcatatttaaattctacatatttttctaatcaaattccatgtataatatgttaaatttggagttacagtttaaaagatatgagtatttaaaaaatatttaatatatactacgagtttaatgtgatAAACAGTAAggtttttttttgtaaaatcacctcggtgggttttccgacggaagcgacagcctctttattattaggtaaagataaagataaagatagacatattttaaaatgtagatttgTTTATTTTGCTTTATACATGATCtgtattgaaattttagtaagaAATTGTATTTATGAGCGGAGGAAGTATAAGTCATTTTAGAGATTTTAtaatatgaactacatacggaacaaaataaatgaatctatactttaaaatatgtctacataTATTCGTATGTAGTTCAAAAAATCTCTAAAAATACTTAGTATTTACAAACCGGTGGGAGTATTTATTGAACACCAAAATTCAATTTTTGGTGCTTTTGTTGCTATTTTTTGGCGTTTCTATTGTCAGTTGCACTTGTTTGCAACTATATAAATGTATTGTCAAATGCTATTGATCGAGCAAATTTGATAAAGGAGGAGACCGCACAAATAGggaaaaaaatgagagataacCTTGGATGGTGTGTTGTTCCAAAAATAAAAGTTTGGATGGTGTCTGCCGGTCGGATGTCTACGGACACGTCCGCACATGTCTGAGAACATTTTTGGACATCCGATTATTAACGCTGTTGAAGATGCACTTACATGTGTGGGGGTAAAGCCAAGTACCGGAAGTATAAGGCGATGCCAGATCAGGATTCACAAGGTATACTGAAAATAACCCGAACATGTTCTTTAGATTTGTTTAAAATTTGCCTTAACAAGTGATAGAAAAATATACAAAATAACTCATTTTTCCAGATCTAATTAGTGAAGGAAAAAAcggtactccctccgatccataaaAAGTGTCAGtggttttagttttttttttagaaaaggaggatgaccccggaCTCTGCATCTGaaagatgcatgcagccattttattgattattcttgAGGACCTTACAAAGTATTACAACAATATGTTTGGATCCGCCATCTTCGCAACATCTGTCGCTACTCCTGTCCATATGATGAAAGGGTGCTAGCTGGGCCACATACCTAGACCActtacctaagcctaacatcaaaAGCCGGAAGCCCCAGCCGAGCCGGTCTAGCCATCTGCCACATACCAGGTCTAGGGCACAAAACCGATCTGACGCACTCGTGTGCAGTCGCCGCCATCCACCGGTCCGTCTTCAGAGCAGATATTTAGACTTCTACATTGTGTAGCCACTCTGCCATTGACGTCACCATGACGCCAGACTGCTACCTCCTCCTGCGCGAGTTCATCTTCACGCATCGGACGCCGAGTCCCCACAGCGCCATGCCGCCGATATCCGCCGCCATCAATGTGTGAGATGAAGCACCACTCCACCATTCCTCCAGCCAGCACTTGTTCCAAAACGATGCCCCCAGAAGGGAAGGCGATAAAACGCCATCATCGTCCGATCCAGGAAGGCTCAGATCTAGGGTTTTCTCCGGAGCATCCCGAGTCTGATGACGCAAACAGCAACACCGTTGCTCCACCAAACGAGCGCCGCCGACGTCACAGCCTCCAAGATGAAGCTGGCCAAAATGCGCCGACATCGAACCGCCGCCAGTGGTTTTAGTTCAAAATCGCTCACACTTgttatggatcggagggagtacataaaTAGCTCATCTGCAAACTCGTTTTCCATCCATTGTCAAAGTACAAACATATATAATTAATGCTGTTCCAGAGCAAGAATATCCATTCACACCCTTACTCTAGCTTCTTGTGATTTATCTACTCTAAAATGTTAGAAACAATAACAATCTTGACAGATTCAAAACTAATAACACATACCGAATCCTGCAACTCCATGTCTGTCGCACATCACTGAGAATCAAGATTCCATAAGCACTACTACAGTTTACTCATTTTCGGTGACACGAGCAGATCCAAAATGGCCACCAGATCCATGGCGGCAAGCAATCTCAGTACCCAATTCATACATGCTAGAGTATATTGCTATCACAAGCCATCAGTATTTCTGAAGCCATGCAAGGTTCCAAGTGTGATACGTCCATGCACATGTTCAGACAAGAGAAGAACTGCTTTTACAGAGTGTCATGCATGCCTGAGATAGAAAGCTACCCAGAGTAACAtgaactaccacatgttggttgttCCATGATCACGTATCTAACtgctttcttttctgtttttgtcCCTAGCTGTCGATTGTTCCTCTGCATAGATCATGCAGTTTCACCTAACGCATCCCGGTGCAATATGTGTCCCTCATTCTGACAATAAATATATGCTCTTGCTTTGTCTTTTTCAGCTTTGCCCATCACATGCCTCTTTCCCTTTATGTATTTCATGGTATGTATTTTATCGTCGACCTATCGCATCCACTAATCTCTAGATCAAGTTGTAGATTAGATTATATAAGATTACTTTTGGTTACTTACTCTGTCCAGGTGTTCTTAAAGTTGAAGTTTAGATGTAGATTTGCATTTGAAATTAGGTTAATACAGCCCCTAATTATTCTTTGGATTTACCCTACTACTTTGCTCTAAAATTAACAGACTTGTCAAAATAGTACTAGTAGGGTTTTTGAGAGGACATCAAAAGAATTTTTTCATACATGACCGAAATATCTGAAATCTTGAAAATTCTTTTGAAAATCAATCTATCAAGATTCAGCTAAATTTGGATTTGGTTTGAATCTAGCCTGAAATTTCGAGGATACAAATATTTTTGGTACTCACTAAAATTAAGGAAATTTTATATCTTGCTTCATGCAATTAATATCTCATTTTGTAACAAAAAATACAAACAACATCTCATCTCGTTGTATCCCTTTGTACAGGTTAGAGACTTCCACGTTGCTAAAACAGAGGAAGATATAGGGTCTTATGCTGGTTTCCTTGGTATAGTTTCTGGCTCCACTATTCGATAACAAATATCATCATTTAGCATACATCGTGAATTGTACCTGAGATATCAAATATGTTTTAATGTATAGGAATGAAATTTTTATGTTGCTGTTTTCAAATGTAGCTTCTTCGTACATGATTGGCAGAGCCTTTTCTGCGATTTTTTGGGGCATTGTCGCAGACCGTGTTGGACGGAAGCCTGTCATTGTATTTTCCATTCTGTCTGTGTAAGTATAACATGAATTTAAATCAGTTTATAAAAGGAGTTCTGATTCAACTTGGCAACCatttttatcttgctattcggtaaCTCATTAGTCACTTAATTAGCTTTCTTTATATTCCAGGGTCATATTTAACACAATGTTTGGACTAAGTACAGAGTACTGGATGGCAATAGCTACAAGACTTGTTCTAGGCTCCCTAAATGGTTTACTTGCTCCAATAAAGGTACTAAAAATTACCTGTTTCAATATGAAGGCATCTCAGTTCTGCTTACAAATATTGATCAACCGTGCAGGCTTATGCTATTGAAGTTTGTCAAGCTGAACATCATGCTCTTGGGCTCTCAGTTGTAATCTCTCAGAACAACTCTGTATTATTTGCTCATGTTCTTGCGGTTTTCATATTATGTAGTCCTTTCAAAACAAAGATTATgctaatattttttttctttgattaaAGGTGAACACAGCGTGGGGTTTTGGTCTTGTAATCGGTCCAGCTCTTGGAGGCTACCTCGCTCAGGTACTAGCCTACATGTATAAATGGACTTGCATTGCACTCGCAAGACTGCTAGTTTGAAAAAAACGAAGAGATGAACTGCTTTCATTTTCTTACTCGACTCTCCTTTTGTCAGCCTGCTGAAAAGTACCCACAAACATTCTCCAAGGAGTCAGTTTTTGGGAGGTAGATCCAGCAAGATCAAGATATAGTTATTTACAAAACTGCTTGCAGTATATTTATATTGGACTTCATGGCTGATTCATTGGATTAATTTTGCAGGTTTCCATATTTCTTACCTTGTGTAGCTGTGTCATTGCTTGCTGCCATTGTTCTAATATGTTGTATATGGATGCCGGTAGGTATAGTTTCACTACTTATTATCATCAATCTTCATTTGATCTTTCCTTAGGTAATGCTGACAAGGAATATTAGTATTACTTGGCATAATCTCtaatttgaccaaatttatattcCAATTGCAACAGAGAAACAAAATATGTTACAGAAGTTCAAATTTATTTTGTCCACATTATATCTAGCTTTTCTTCCCACATTTGCTAATACTGAAAATGCTGTGGATATATGCGTTTAATAAATTCACATTAGTGGCATATATTGTGTTCAGCTATTACATGCAATATGTCCTAATGCTAATATGGTTATATTTCTCAAATGGAACTGACAGGAGACCATACACAAACATAAAATTCCGGAGAAGGATATCCAAATAGTCAAAGCCTTGCCATCAGAACAAGCCTATTTGGATTCACCTCGCAAGAAGAGTTTGCTCCAGAATTGGCCATGGATGTCAACTATGGTGTCCTATTGTTTCTTTGGTCTTCATGACACTGCATATAGTGAGGTAAATATTTGTTTCAGAACTCTTGTCCTTTCTGCATTCTGCTGCTACATGACAAGTCTCCAAATCCATCTACCTACTACTTGCATTCACCTTTGATAGTTATCATTGAATAACATTCTGGCTGTCATGCGATTCTTTCAATACTAGATACTTTCCTTGTGGGCTGTTAGTGACAGAAAGTATGGCGGTCTTAGCTTCTCATCTGAAGATATCGGTGGAGTTCTTGCTGTGGCAGGTCTTGCATCCCTCTACCTTTACCTAATGTTTTTACTTTTTGATCTTTCATGTAGCTTTGAAGGTGCATGTTAGTATCACGGGGTGACCTAATACTTCCCCCTTTTGGTCCAGGTGCTAGTCTTCTTGTATATCAGATTATCATTTATCACTGGGTTCATAAATTTCTGGGACCAGTCATTTCGGCGCGTGTTTCGTCTGTGAGTAGTCTCCTACCGTGCTTTTTCCAGATAAACAAACAGATTAGGTTTCATCACCATTGCTAATGTTTTTAAAATTGACACTGTAGGCTCTGTCCATACTTATTGTCAGTACTTATCCCTTTATGACACACTTATCTGGCGCCAAACTTTCTTTCGCTCTCTACTCTGCAGCCATGATGCGAAGTGTTGTTGCAGTAAGCATTTTCCTGCACCTGCTTTCTCTGAAAGTCTATTATACTGCAAATTATGTATCCAAGGGTATCTAATCTTTCTATGCTGCCCACTTGCACAGATTACTGCCAGCACAGGAATTTCCCTTCTGCAGAACCATGCTGTGgtatgtacatgtatatatataaccAATTGAGCTTTATTTGCAACGCTATGTTTGTGTAAATCGAATTGAATAAAACAATGTTTCTGAATTTGATATCAGCGTCAAGACCAAAGAGGCACTGCGAATGGTATATCGACAACTGCCATGTCGTTTTTCAAGGCAGTTGCTCCAATAGGGGCTGGTTATCTGTGAGTAGCTCCTGTCatcatatattttccataaagaGGGTGCAATGGCGAAACAATTACGATTACTGATTTTGTTTCAAACCGAAAAAACTGTAATTATCATGCTGAATCACTCTGCTGTGTGCTCCTAATTCTCATCGCCTAATGTTACTGAATGAATGCAGATTCTCATGGGCACAGAAACATCAGGACAGCACCTTCTTCCCAGGTAACAAATCAGTATGTTCCCTTCGTCTGTATAGTACCAAGTGATCAAATAGTACTCCGTATGTCAATTTATTTGCCGCTAAACTTCGGTGTGACGCAAGATACAGCATACAGTGTGCTGATTTATGTATTCGTGGTGGCAATATACCTGATTGAGACATTCAGAAGGACTTTCTGATTATAGATACTTGATATGGTTATTTGGAAAGTAAATTGATCTAGTTCGGTCTACTGAATCTGCAGGTGATCAAATGGTATTCTTGGTGCTGAATTTGGTGCAGCTACTTGGGCTCATGTTTACCTTTGAGCCTTTCCTGGTCTTACCCACTGTAGGAGAAGAGTGCAGTTAGGAACATAGCAGTATAGATTGTCGCCTGTCAAAAATTGTAATAACAGGAACGTTCTTCCAATTATTATTTTATTGCAATAACAGCGACATTTTAAAACTCGGCATGAGCCTAGGCGGCCAGTttactttttaaaaaaatgaaatgcacaCTTGACCTAGTGAGCATTTTCTGAAAAGGAGGACGATGACTCTGCATCAGTTGACGAGTATCTTGTGCAAAGCCAAGAAAATCAACAAAAggagaaaaggtttgagaaaaaggaaaaacGGTGGCGGAAAGAAGATGATGGCCTGCACTTGATTTCAGAAGCTgctttaatatattttttgacgATGAAAAAAGGAAGAAGGAACTATAGCCTGATGGATCAAAGACACGACGGATCTCATCAGTGGAGGACAAAAGCTAGCCAGCCAGTGAAAACAACTGATGAGAAACAAATCATTTCGCCCGCGACTGGGAAGTCATGGACAAACCTTTCTTTTCTCCTTGTGTAAAAGCCATGCACGTTCATGTTCAGGATCGCAACGCACTGACAAACACTGACCTACGTACGTAGTCCGTTGGCGGCCTCAGGTGGGGCTGCCAGAGCACTCGTAAACTCGTCGTCGATCCATGGCCAAGCAATCTGCCGCTGTGTAGTGCAAGTCTGCAATAATCTACTGTGTCCTTGCTAGTGGAAAGCGCTGCCAGGCACTAACCACTGTCAGCAAGCTAAGGGACAGGGTTCCTAGGATCTCTTCTTGTTAACTCACCACGAGTTGACAAAATATCTGGATTAACAGATGGATTAACAGATTGGCTAGATCAGTATAGGCTTTTGAGTAAATTGGCTAGATCTGTGATATTCGATACTATTGTGCAAGATGTTTCACGGGCGGCGCTCGGCATTTTGGACCTGTGGTGTGGGCCAGACACGTCACCAAGGGGGCAaatgctcacctgatttttcatttAGCCGAGATGCCGGCAAACCATCAGGCTGGTTACAATGGGAGGTTTTTTTAGACGGGGACAAAAAATTATTTCATATATTAACTAAAAAGATAATAGAGTTTTATGGGTGT
This region includes:
- the LOC123398619 gene encoding protein ZINC INDUCED FACILITATOR-LIKE 1-like; this translates as MGDEERGAAAAAPLLLPASLSAASYHHEAGCPGCAQDRRKESCGGRIPYRELFFVGLTTLASSLPITCLFPFMYFMVRDFHVAKTEEDIGSYAGFLASSYMIGRAFSAIFWGIVADRVGRKPVIVFSILSVVIFNTMFGLSTEYWMAIATRLVLGSLNGLLAPIKAYAIEVCQAEHHALGLSVVNTAWGFGLVIGPALGGYLAQPAEKYPQTFSKESVFGRFPYFLPCVAVSLLAAIVLICCIWMPETIHKHKIPEKDIQIVKALPSEQAYLDSPRKKSLLQNWPWMSTMVSYCFFGLHDTAYSEILSLWAVSDRKYGGLSFSSEDIGGVLAVAGASLLVYQIIIYHWVHKFLGPVISARVSSALSILIVSTYPFMTHLSGAKLSFALYSAAMMRSVVAITASTGISLLQNHAVRQDQRGTANGISTTAMSFFKAVAPIGAGYLFSWAQKHQDSTFFPGDQMVFLVLNLVQLLGLMFTFEPFLVLPTVGEECS